A genomic region of Mycobacterium senriense contains the following coding sequences:
- a CDS encoding VOC family protein — translation MGGHEAKMIILSTDDLDESIRFYSETLGMPLKFRDGAHFAALDAGPVTLALATAVDHPIPGQVVVGIKTTDVDAAAKAVEASGGGIVKGPYDDAHERRAVVYDNKGNGLVFYKPLAR, via the coding sequence ATGGGCGGGCACGAAGCAAAGATGATCATCTTGTCGACCGACGACCTGGATGAGTCGATCCGGTTTTACAGCGAGACCTTGGGCATGCCACTGAAATTTCGCGATGGTGCGCACTTCGCGGCCCTCGACGCGGGCCCGGTCACGCTGGCGCTGGCGACCGCGGTCGACCACCCCATCCCCGGGCAGGTCGTGGTCGGCATCAAGACCACGGACGTCGATGCGGCTGCGAAGGCCGTCGAGGCCAGCGGCGGCGGCATCGTGAAGGGCCCCTATGACGATGCCCATGAACGACGCGCCGTGGTCTACGACAACAAGGGCAACGGCTTGGTGTTCTACAAGCCATTGGCCCGATAG
- a CDS encoding haloacid dehalogenase type II gives MTDYRSPSTGRAVRAVLFDTFGTVVDWRSGIAASVGHFAHRHQLSLDAAAFALEWRGHYLPSMAEVRSGRREFVSLDVLHRENLLASFEKFGVGAEALPGGEVDDLARSWRWLPPWPDSVEGIQAMKRHVIVGPLSNGNTGLLVDMAKYAGLPWDVVLGSDVSKAFKPDPRAYRAPAQLLGLEPGEVMLVAAHPSDLEAAQASGLATGFVARPAEYGPGLPADPTPAGAWDASGTSLIELAASLFGTPDQR, from the coding sequence ATGACCGATTACCGCTCGCCCTCGACCGGCCGCGCAGTGCGTGCCGTTTTGTTCGACACCTTCGGTACGGTCGTCGACTGGCGTTCCGGGATCGCGGCCTCGGTAGGGCATTTCGCGCACCGCCACCAGCTCAGCCTCGATGCCGCCGCATTTGCGCTGGAGTGGCGCGGTCACTACCTCCCGTCGATGGCCGAAGTCCGCTCGGGCCGCCGGGAATTTGTGTCGCTGGACGTCTTGCATCGAGAGAACCTGCTCGCATCGTTCGAGAAGTTCGGCGTCGGCGCCGAGGCGCTGCCCGGCGGAGAGGTGGACGACCTGGCCCGGTCATGGCGCTGGCTGCCGCCGTGGCCGGACAGCGTCGAAGGCATCCAGGCCATGAAGCGGCACGTGATCGTCGGGCCGCTGTCCAACGGCAACACCGGGCTGCTGGTCGATATGGCGAAGTACGCGGGCCTGCCGTGGGATGTGGTGCTCGGTTCGGATGTCAGCAAGGCCTTCAAGCCCGACCCGCGTGCGTACCGGGCGCCCGCGCAGTTGCTGGGCCTGGAACCCGGTGAGGTGATGCTGGTGGCGGCACACCCCTCCGACCTGGAGGCGGCCCAGGCCAGCGGCTTGGCCACCGGTTTCGTCGCGCGCCCGGCGGAATACGGGCCGGGCCTGCCGGCCGACCCGACGCCCGCGGGCGCCTGGGACGCCTCGGGCACATCGCTGATCGAATTGGCGGCGTCGCTGTTCGGGACGCCGGACCAACGCTGA
- a CDS encoding YdeI/OmpD-associated family protein — protein sequence MSGRRVPGGVVHKLPADLLESLIGNPTALAAWRDITPLARNEFICWVEDAKQPATRERRIRRTQEELEEGKRRPCCWPGCKHRERTGK from the coding sequence ATGAGCGGCCGGCGCGTGCCCGGCGGCGTCGTGCACAAATTGCCTGCGGACCTGCTCGAGTCGCTGATCGGCAACCCGACCGCGCTCGCCGCCTGGCGTGACATCACGCCGCTGGCCCGAAACGAGTTCATCTGTTGGGTCGAGGATGCCAAGCAGCCGGCGACCCGGGAACGCCGCATCCGCCGGACCCAGGAGGAGCTGGAAGAGGGCAAGCGCCGGCCTTGCTGCTGGCCGGGCTGTAAACATCGCGAGCGCACCGGAAAGTAA
- a CDS encoding NUDIX hydrolase, which translates to MTIPYDQPLRERIRNNLAGHHRRAVTDPTKRHAAVAVVLVDSEVGEDRVDPVSVDEWNAGRPMPAAHLDGRMVDVSGGAAFLLCRRASRLNTHAAQWALPGGRLDPGETAVDAALRELREEVGIELSDSTVLGLLDDYPTRSGYVITPVVVWGGGRLELRPAPDEVVAVYRVGLHQLQRDDSPRFVTIPESPRPVVQIPLGNDLIHAPTGAVLLQLRWLGLEGRADPVGELEQPVFAWK; encoded by the coding sequence GTGACCATCCCTTATGACCAGCCATTGCGCGAGCGGATTCGGAACAACCTGGCCGGCCACCACCGCCGCGCGGTAACCGATCCGACGAAGCGGCACGCAGCCGTAGCGGTGGTACTGGTCGATTCGGAGGTGGGGGAGGACCGGGTCGATCCGGTGTCGGTGGACGAGTGGAACGCCGGGCGTCCGATGCCCGCTGCCCATCTGGACGGTCGCATGGTCGACGTGTCCGGCGGCGCCGCTTTCTTGCTGTGCCGCAGGGCATCTCGGCTCAACACACATGCGGCGCAGTGGGCACTGCCCGGCGGCCGCCTCGATCCGGGCGAGACGGCGGTCGACGCGGCGCTGCGGGAATTGCGCGAGGAGGTCGGTATCGAGCTGTCCGATTCGACCGTGCTGGGGTTGCTCGACGACTATCCCACCCGGTCCGGGTATGTGATCACCCCGGTGGTGGTCTGGGGAGGGGGACGGCTCGAGCTTCGACCGGCGCCCGACGAGGTCGTGGCCGTGTACCGGGTGGGGCTGCACCAACTCCAGCGCGACGACTCGCCGCGATTCGTCACCATTCCGGAAAGCCCGCGACCGGTCGTGCAGATCCCGCTGGGCAATGACCTCATCCACGCCCCGACCGGCGCGGTGCTGCTGCAATTGCGTTGGCTGGGTCTGGAAGGGCGAGCCGACCCGGTGGGTGAGTTGGAACAACCGGTCTTCGCCTGGAAGTAG
- a CDS encoding SCO6745 family protein, translating into MRRQPALARRFFDRYEPVHAVTYFAPEARAALDALGYRGFWMGYFAARSAPLGAAPREVVSAIFYNFAPERVAKALPAAWEIAGPEAALQARQESAVAALRRYGLGSDENIRVAAELAGRAACHAPLDARPLFAANLALPWPDDPLSALWHATTLLREQRGDGHVAVLAAAGIPGRESNVLHAAAGNVSRDYIARTRDYDETTWRHHEQRLAERGLLDDDGTLTPAGRELKDHIELTTDALALSALDALSDDEVETLFQALTPITRAVVAGGDVPALTPMTLRRDELHDDSAHLVSR; encoded by the coding sequence ATGCGACGACAACCCGCGTTGGCTCGACGCTTCTTCGATCGCTATGAGCCGGTGCACGCGGTGACCTATTTCGCGCCGGAGGCGCGAGCGGCGTTGGACGCGCTGGGCTACCGGGGTTTCTGGATGGGCTATTTCGCCGCCCGCTCGGCACCGTTGGGTGCGGCGCCCCGCGAGGTGGTCAGCGCGATCTTCTACAACTTCGCACCCGAACGGGTCGCCAAGGCATTGCCGGCGGCATGGGAGATCGCGGGTCCGGAGGCCGCGTTGCAGGCCCGACAGGAGTCCGCGGTGGCCGCGCTGCGTCGCTATGGCCTGGGCTCGGATGAAAACATCCGCGTTGCAGCCGAATTGGCGGGCCGGGCGGCGTGCCATGCTCCGCTCGACGCGCGTCCGCTGTTCGCCGCGAACCTGGCGCTGCCCTGGCCGGATGACCCGCTGTCCGCGCTGTGGCACGCCACGACGCTGCTGCGCGAGCAGCGCGGTGACGGGCACGTGGCGGTGCTGGCCGCGGCCGGCATCCCCGGCCGCGAGTCCAACGTCTTACACGCGGCGGCGGGCAACGTCTCTCGCGATTACATCGCCCGCACCCGCGACTACGACGAGACCACGTGGCGTCACCACGAGCAACGGCTTGCCGAGCGTGGGTTGCTCGACGACGACGGAACACTGACCCCGGCCGGACGGGAATTGAAGGACCACATCGAATTGACCACCGACGCATTGGCCCTGTCCGCGCTCGACGCGCTGAGCGACGACGAGGTGGAGACGCTGTTTCAGGCGCTCACCCCGATCACCCGCGCCGTGGTCGCGGGCGGTGACGTCCCCGCTCTCACCCCGATGACATTGCGCCGCGACGAACTACACGACGACAGCGCGCATTTGGTCAGCCGATGA